A window from Megalobrama amblycephala isolate DHTTF-2021 linkage group LG9, ASM1881202v1, whole genome shotgun sequence encodes these proteins:
- the tent4a gene encoding terminal nucleotidyltransferase 4A isoform X6, whose product MDPRVAWIQPEQKGPANALWMRVWETSQVNRTNTGQHQSHHHHNNFYGNSPASDFYKTVASNANNSTNIKNNGTAITGSGSVAHPLNGNTGDGEMTQKTGSVADLASSCSKIRTTSPNVIAGNMNKGHPFFTCSENVLNNVNHHHHLPHIRHFHQEQQQQSCMKRHPSHPAAIHNHHHQHHHPGRRKSDNKASTYGINYLLSNWTNGNYENSGTPWKTRKYNPGVDGLHEEIMDFYKFMSPRPEEATMRQEVVDRIETVIKELWPTADVQIFGSFSTGLFLPTSDIDLVVFGKWEKPPLQQLEQALRKHNVAEPYSIKVLDKATVPIIKLTDQETDVKVDISFNVETGIKAASFIKEYVKKYTVLPYLIFVLKQFLLQRDLNEVFTGGISSYSLILMVISFLQLHPRIDARNPNMNLGILLIEFFELYGRHFNYLKTGIRIKNGGAYMAKEDIMKAMSNGYRPSMLCIEDPLLPGNDVGRSSYGAMQVKEAFDYAYIILGHAVSPLARSYPNKDSDSTLGRIIKVTQEVIDYREWIIKKWGGRHNSRMERNPGPSHKDSVEQVETVTLLNVGVEDQQQRDSVSPHSADSPMSLSSPQQHSSASSASSLSGSDIDSDSTPYVTPPVAPFPLQILAPGPLPSALQMGTGKANITAALTMPPANQARVSIPGNLSLHALPGRQAGPKFPLKGFHNPAVVHSPGISNRGHIQYNRNTWRRRKRDSLPASVSR is encoded by the exons ATGGATCCGAGGGTCGCTTGGATTCAGCCGGAACAGAAAGGTCCTGCGAACGCTTTATGGATGCGTGTGTGGGAAACGTCTCAGGTAAACCGGACTAACACAGGTCAGCACCAGAGCCACCATCACCACAACAACTTCTATGGCAATTCTCCGGCGTCTGACTTTTATAAGACTGTAGCGTCCAATGCAAATAACAGcactaacattaaaaacaacGGCACTGCGATCACGGGCAGCGGCTCTGTGGCTCACCCGTTAAATGGAAACACGGGAGACGGCGAAATGACCCAAAAGACCGGCTCGGTGGCGGATTTGGCGTCCAGCTGCTCTAAAATAAGGACTACAAGCCCTAATGTGATCGCTGGAAATATGAACAAGGGCCATCCATTTTTTACTTGCAGCGAAAACGTGCTGAATAACGTcaaccatcatcatcatcttcctcatATACGGCATTTCCATcaagagcagcagcagcagagttGCATGAAGCGCCATCCGTCCCATCCGGCAGCGATTCACAACCACCATCACCAACACCATCATCCGGGCCGGAGGAAAAGCGATAATAAGGCCAGCACCTATGGGATAAACTATTTGCTCTCCAACTGGACTAACGGCAATTATGAGAACTCCGGTACGCCGTGGAAGACAAGGAAATATAACCCAGGGGTTGACGG gTTGCATGAAGAAATCATGGACTTTTACAAGTTTATGTCTCCTCGTCCTGAGGAAGCCACCATGAGACAGGAGGTAGTGGACAGGATAGAGACGGTTATCAAGGAGTTGTGGCCAACCGCTGAT GTCCAGATTTTTGGCAGCTTTAGCACTGGACTCTTTCTCCCAACCAG TGACATTGACCTggtggtgtttgggaaatgggAGAAACCTCCCCTGCAGCAGTTGGAGCAGGCCCTCAGAAAACACAATGTGGCAGAACCCTATTCCATCAAAGTTCTTGACAAAGCTACG GTACCAATCATCAAACTGACAGATCAGGAGACCGATGTGAAAGTGGACATCAGTTTCAACGTGGAGACGGGCATCAAAGCTGCTAGCTTCATCAAAGAATATGTGAAG AAGTATACCGTGCTGCCTTATTTAATCTTCGTGCTGAAACAGTTCCTGCTACAGCGAGACCTCAACGAAGTCTTCACAGGGGGAATCAGTTCTTATAGTCTCATCCTGATGGTCATCAGCTTCTTACAG TTACACCCAAGAATTGATGCCAGGAATCCCAACATGAACCTTGGCATTCTGCTCATCGAGTTCTTTGAGCTGTATGGAAGACATTTCAACTACCTGAAGACAGGCATCAGGATAAAGAATGGTGGTGCTTACATGGCTAAAGAGGACATCATGAAGGCCATGAGTAATGGCTACAGGCCCTCCATGCTGTGTATTGAGGACCCTCTTCTTCCAG GTAATGATGTGGGCAGAAGCTCTTATGGTGCCATGCAGGTGAAGGAAGCTTTTGACTATGCGTATATAATACTGGGTCACGCCGTCTCGCCTCTTGCACGTTCTTACCCCAACAAAGACAGTGACAG CACTTTGGGCCGCATTATTAAAGTCACCCAGGAAGTCATTGACTACAGAGAGTGGATCATAAAGAAGTGGGGTGGCAGACACAACTCCCGCATGGAGAGGAATCCTG GTCCATCTCATAAAGACTCAGTGGAGCAGGTGGAGACGGTCACACTGCTGAATGTAGGTGTGGAGGACCAGCAGCAGAGGGACTCGGTGTCCCCTCACAGCGCAGACTCGCCCATGTCCCTGTCCAGCCCTCAACAGCACTCCTCTGCTTCTTCTGCGTCCTCGCTGTCAGGCAGTGATATC GATTCTGACTCCACACCGTATGTCACTCCACCTGTAGCCCCCTTCCCTCTCCAGATTCTGGCACCGGGACCCCTGCCATCAGCGCTTCAGATGGGTACGGGCAAAGCCAACATCACGGCAGCACTCACCATGCCTCCGGCCAACCAG GCGAGAGTGTCAATCCCAGGCAATCTTTCTCTCCACGCTCTACCTGGCAGACAG GCAGGTCCCAAATTCCCTCTGAAGGGCTTCCACAATCCCGCCGTGGTGCACAGTCCTGGCATTTCCAACCGAGGGCACATTCAGTACAACCGCAACACCTGGCGGCGCAGGAAGAGGGACAGTTTGCCGGCCAGCGTCAGCAGATAA
- the tent4a gene encoding terminal nucleotidyltransferase 4A isoform X4 → MDPRVAWIQPEQKGPANALWMRVWETSQVNRTNTGQHQSHHHHNNFYGNSPASDFYKTVASNANNSTNIKNNGTAITGSGSVAHPLNGNTGDGEMTQKTGSVADLASSCSKIRTTSPNVIAGNMNKGHPFFTCSENVLNNVNHHHHLPHIRHFHQEQQQQSCMKRHPSHPAAIHNHHHQHHHPGRRKSDNKASTYGINYLLSNWTNGNYENSGTPWKTRKYNPGVDGLHEEIMDFYKFMSPRPEEATMRQEVVDRIETVIKELWPTADVQIFGSFSTGLFLPTSDIDLVVFGKWEKPPLQQLEQALRKHNVAEPYSIKVLDKATVPIIKLTDQETDVKVDISFNVETGIKAASFIKEYVKKYTVLPYLIFVLKQFLLQRDLNEVFTGGISSYSLILMVISFLQLHPRIDARNPNMNLGILLIEFFELYGRHFNYLKTGIRIKNGGAYMAKEDIMKAMSNGYRPSMLCIEDPLLPGNDVGRSSYGAMQVKEAFDYAYIILGHAVSPLARSYPNKDSDSTLGRIIKVTQEVIDYREWIIKKWGGRHNSRMERNPGPSHKDSVEQVETVTLLNVGVEDQQQRDSVSPHSADSPMSLSSPQQHSSASSASSLSGSDIDSDSTPYVTPPVAPFPLQILAPGPLPSALQMGTGKANITAALTMPPANQARVSIPGNLSLHALPGRQVCMADGPPPYHHMPPPAVPPASPSPLPSPHHHPKAGPKFPLKGFHNPAVVHSPGISNRGHIQYNRNTWRRRKRDSLPASVSR, encoded by the exons ATGGATCCGAGGGTCGCTTGGATTCAGCCGGAACAGAAAGGTCCTGCGAACGCTTTATGGATGCGTGTGTGGGAAACGTCTCAGGTAAACCGGACTAACACAGGTCAGCACCAGAGCCACCATCACCACAACAACTTCTATGGCAATTCTCCGGCGTCTGACTTTTATAAGACTGTAGCGTCCAATGCAAATAACAGcactaacattaaaaacaacGGCACTGCGATCACGGGCAGCGGCTCTGTGGCTCACCCGTTAAATGGAAACACGGGAGACGGCGAAATGACCCAAAAGACCGGCTCGGTGGCGGATTTGGCGTCCAGCTGCTCTAAAATAAGGACTACAAGCCCTAATGTGATCGCTGGAAATATGAACAAGGGCCATCCATTTTTTACTTGCAGCGAAAACGTGCTGAATAACGTcaaccatcatcatcatcttcctcatATACGGCATTTCCATcaagagcagcagcagcagagttGCATGAAGCGCCATCCGTCCCATCCGGCAGCGATTCACAACCACCATCACCAACACCATCATCCGGGCCGGAGGAAAAGCGATAATAAGGCCAGCACCTATGGGATAAACTATTTGCTCTCCAACTGGACTAACGGCAATTATGAGAACTCCGGTACGCCGTGGAAGACAAGGAAATATAACCCAGGGGTTGACGG gTTGCATGAAGAAATCATGGACTTTTACAAGTTTATGTCTCCTCGTCCTGAGGAAGCCACCATGAGACAGGAGGTAGTGGACAGGATAGAGACGGTTATCAAGGAGTTGTGGCCAACCGCTGAT GTCCAGATTTTTGGCAGCTTTAGCACTGGACTCTTTCTCCCAACCAG TGACATTGACCTggtggtgtttgggaaatgggAGAAACCTCCCCTGCAGCAGTTGGAGCAGGCCCTCAGAAAACACAATGTGGCAGAACCCTATTCCATCAAAGTTCTTGACAAAGCTACG GTACCAATCATCAAACTGACAGATCAGGAGACCGATGTGAAAGTGGACATCAGTTTCAACGTGGAGACGGGCATCAAAGCTGCTAGCTTCATCAAAGAATATGTGAAG AAGTATACCGTGCTGCCTTATTTAATCTTCGTGCTGAAACAGTTCCTGCTACAGCGAGACCTCAACGAAGTCTTCACAGGGGGAATCAGTTCTTATAGTCTCATCCTGATGGTCATCAGCTTCTTACAG TTACACCCAAGAATTGATGCCAGGAATCCCAACATGAACCTTGGCATTCTGCTCATCGAGTTCTTTGAGCTGTATGGAAGACATTTCAACTACCTGAAGACAGGCATCAGGATAAAGAATGGTGGTGCTTACATGGCTAAAGAGGACATCATGAAGGCCATGAGTAATGGCTACAGGCCCTCCATGCTGTGTATTGAGGACCCTCTTCTTCCAG GTAATGATGTGGGCAGAAGCTCTTATGGTGCCATGCAGGTGAAGGAAGCTTTTGACTATGCGTATATAATACTGGGTCACGCCGTCTCGCCTCTTGCACGTTCTTACCCCAACAAAGACAGTGACAG CACTTTGGGCCGCATTATTAAAGTCACCCAGGAAGTCATTGACTACAGAGAGTGGATCATAAAGAAGTGGGGTGGCAGACACAACTCCCGCATGGAGAGGAATCCTG GTCCATCTCATAAAGACTCAGTGGAGCAGGTGGAGACGGTCACACTGCTGAATGTAGGTGTGGAGGACCAGCAGCAGAGGGACTCGGTGTCCCCTCACAGCGCAGACTCGCCCATGTCCCTGTCCAGCCCTCAACAGCACTCCTCTGCTTCTTCTGCGTCCTCGCTGTCAGGCAGTGATATC GATTCTGACTCCACACCGTATGTCACTCCACCTGTAGCCCCCTTCCCTCTCCAGATTCTGGCACCGGGACCCCTGCCATCAGCGCTTCAGATGGGTACGGGCAAAGCCAACATCACGGCAGCACTCACCATGCCTCCGGCCAACCAG GCGAGAGTGTCAATCCCAGGCAATCTTTCTCTCCACGCTCTACCTGGCAGACAGGTGTGTATGGCAGATGGACCACCCCCATATCACCACATGCCCCCCCCTGCAGTCCCCCCAGCTTCCCCCAGCCCTCTACCCAGTCCCCACCACCATCCAAAG GCAGGTCCCAAATTCCCTCTGAAGGGCTTCCACAATCCCGCCGTGGTGCACAGTCCTGGCATTTCCAACCGAGGGCACATTCAGTACAACCGCAACACCTGGCGGCGCAGGAAGAGGGACAGTTTGCCGGCCAGCGTCAGCAGATAA